A region from the Melospiza georgiana isolate bMelGeo1 chromosome 10, bMelGeo1.pri, whole genome shotgun sequence genome encodes:
- the TBL1XR1 gene encoding F-box-like/WD repeat-containing protein TBL1XR1, with translation MSISSDEVNFLVYRYLQESGFSHSAFTFGIESHISQSNINGALVPPAALISIIQKGLQYVEAEVSINEDGTLFDGRPIESLSLIDAVMPDVVQTRQQAYRDKLAQQQAAAAAAAAATNQQGSAKNGENTANGEENGAHTIANNHTDMMEVDGDVEIPPNKAVVLRGHESEVFICAWNPVSDLLASGSGDSTARIWNLSENSTSGSTQLVLRHCIREGGQDVPSNKDVTSLDWNSEGTLLATGSYDGFARIWTKDGNLASTLGQHKGPIFALKWNKKGNFILSAGVDKTTIIWDAHTGEAKQQFPFHSAPALDVDWQSNNTFASCSTDMCIHVCKLGQDRPIKTFQGHTNEVNAIKWDPTGNLLASCSDDMTLKIWSMKQDSCVHDLQAHNKEIYTIKWSPTGPGTNNPNANLMLASASFDSTVRLWDVDRGICIHTLTKHQEPVYSVAFSPDGRYLASGSFDKCVHIWNTQTGALVHSYRGTGGIFEVCWNAAGDKVGASASDGSVCVLDLRK, from the exons ATGAGTATAAGCAGTGATGAGGTTAACTTCCTGGTATATAGATACTTGCAAGAGTCAG GGTTTTCCCATTCAGCATTTACCTTTGGTATAGAGAGCCATATCAGCCAGTCTAATATAAATGGTGCTCTGGTGCCACCAGCTGCTTTGATTTCCATCATCCAGAAAGGTCTGCAGTATGTAGAGGCAGAAGTCAGTATTAATGAG GATGGTACCTTGTTTGATGGTAGGCCGATAGAGTCTCTCTCACTGATAGATGCAGTGATGCCTGATGTGGTACAGACAAGACAACAGGCCTACAGAGACAAACTTGCAcaacagcaggcagcagctgctgcagctgcagctgccaccaaCCAACAGGGATCAGcgaaaaatggagaaaatactGCAAATGGAGAGGAGAATGGAGCACACACTATAGCAA ATAATCACACGGATATGATGGAAGTAGATGGAGATGTGGAAATCCCTCCCAACAAGGCAGTGGTGCTGCGTGGCCACGAGTCCGAAGTGTTCATCTGTGCCTGGAATCCCGTCAGTGACCTTCTGGCCTCAGG GTCTGGCGATTCGACGGCGCGGATCTGGAACCTGAGCGAGAACAGCACGAGCGGCTCCACGCAGCTGGTGCTGCGGCACTGCATCCGGGAGGGTGGGCAGGATGTGCCCAGCAACAAGGACGTCACCTCGCTGGACTGGAAC AGTGAAGGTACACTTCTAGCAACTGGGTCTTACGATGGCTTTGCAAGGATATGGACTAAAGATG GTAATCTTGCCAGCACCTTAGGGCAACATAAAGGTCCTATATTTGCGTTAAAATGGAACAAGAAAGGAAACTTCATTTTAAGTGCAGGAGTGGACAAG ACCACAATTATTTGGGATGCCCACACTGGCGAAGCCAAGCAGCAGTTTCCTTTTCATTCTG caCCAGCATTAGATGTTGATTGGCAGAGTAACAACACATTTGCCTCTTGCAGTACAGACATGTGTATTCACGTTTGTAAACTAGGACAAGATAGGCCCATCAAAACCTTCCAGGGTCACACA AATGAAGTAAATGCAATCAAATGGGATCCCACTGGTAATCTGCTGGCATCCTGCTCTGATGACATGACTCTAAAG ATCTGGAGTATGAAACAAGACAGTTGTGTCCATGATTTACAAGCACACAACAAAGAAATTTATACTATCAAATGGAGTCCTACAGGACCAGGAACAAATAATCCAAATGCCAATCTTATGTTAGCAAG TGCATCCTTTGATTCTACTGTTAGGTTATGGGATGTAGACAGAGGAATTTGTATTCATACTCTGACAAAACATCAAGAACCTGTGTACAGTGTAGCTTTCAGTCCTGATGGCAGGTACCTGGCCAGTGGCTCCTTTGATAAATGTGTACACATCTGGAATACACAG ACAGGTGCCCTAGTTCACAGTTATCGGGGAACAGGAGGGATTTTTGAGGTTTGCTGGAATGCAGCAGGAGACAAAGTTGGAGCAAGTGCTTCAGATGGTTCA